The nucleotide sequence TGTCCCGTTGGCCAAGAACAAGCGATCCGGGTTGGTCGGGTCGCACAGGATCTCGTTGAAGTTGGGGAAATAAGATTTGGGCAGCTGAATCTTGGCTTCTTCTCCGTTTTCGAAGTCGAACCAAAACTTGACGAAAGATCGAAAGCGGTTGATCGGGATCTGCAAAGCTTTCAAGTCCACTCGCAAGTCCGATGTCTTGTCGATCCATCCGGTTTGTGTCGTCGCGGTTTGCGGTGATGGGGTGATAAACACGCCGCCGGACGATGCGATCGTTTGTCCGGCGACGGCATAGGTGGCTTGCTGCAACACACACAGCCGAAACGTTGAACCGTCCCAATTGGCGTCCATCTTGCAACAGCCCGACAAGATTCGTGTCCATGGCGATGTGGCATCATCACGCCGGTAGACGCCCGTCGATGTGGCTGCGAACAACATGTCGGGATAGCGGTCGACATCGGGATGACATAACAGATCAAACACCGACGTCGCGTCATCCATCCCATCGTTCGGAATCGCCGTGATGGTTCGATCGTCGCTGGTGATCTGCGTGATCTTCCACACCTTCGCCGCCGACGCGTCGATACGTTCGATCGGATTGGGGCTCGCGGCGGTACGAATTTCCGCGACGTCGATTCCGTTGGCGACGTACCAGGTGCCACGTTCCGCGGGATGCGCGACCGCGGTGTACCAGGGCGAATCGGGTTCGCGACCTGATGCGTACTTGGTGATCGGATGAAAACGTCGGCCGCCGTCGGTGCTGACTTCGATCCGTTGACTCGGACGAGCCCATTGGCCGACGTATCTCAAGCTGACCACAACAGACGGATCCTTCGGATCGCTGGCCACACACACGTCGCTCAACTCTTGGCGGCGTCCCCAAACTCCGTCGGGCGGGATGACTGATTCCCAGTGCAAACCACCGTCGATGGTCAGATAATCGTTGCCCATGTCGGGCGTTACCCAGACTTTGTCGGAATCGACCGAATCGGTGTGAATGCGGCGATTGCTGCCCGCCATTCCCGGCGCGACTTGTTTCCAAACGAACCGAGGGTCCGAATCAATTTGCCGCGTCTTCAATTCGGCAAAGGTCCATCCGTCGGCCCGCAGGGGAGAGCCCAAGACTAACCCAATCAGTAAAAGGATCTGCAACGGCAGTAATCGACGTGTGTTCATCGCGAAGATTTGCATCGGTTGTGGCAGGATGGTGCGATCGGTCATGACCGGCATTGCCGGCGACGGTTAGGTGACGGACGGCGGCGGCTTATCGGCCTTCGGGGTGTTCTTCCAAGGTGTGCATGCCTTGTTCAAAGTAGACGTCGGGTTTGTGCCAGACCCCGGTCTTTTTAAAACCTGGCTGGTCGACGTCCAGGCTGAAGTCACAGTCGAAACGTGCCAAGATCGAATAGCTCTTCTGTGGCGTGCCCGCGTTGACGAAGTGGCACAGTCCCCAGGTGAATCCGCGTCCGTCTTTGGTGTCGGTAAACATGTCCGGCGCAAAAGGGGCGGCCGCCGTGGGTGTCAGCGACAAACACGACGCGATTTCAAAGTTCACGCCATCGGGCGAATACTGCATCGTGTCACGTTCATTGCCGTCTTTGATCGCCAGCGCGGCCACGCCACCACGGAAAGGAAAATAGGTGGTTTCGTGTCCGGAATTCAGAACCGGATTCAACGGATGTTTGTGAAAGGGCCCCAGCGGGTCATCGGCGGTGACTAGGCCATGAGCAACGGCGTACACGTCACGTTTGTCGGGCCATTTGTTGTACGCCGCTTTGTAATAAAGATAGATCTTGCCTTGATAAACAATCGGGTGCGGATCGTGCGTGGCGTTTTGGTCCCACTGGCCGGGTTTGCCGAACGGAATGATCGCGTCGCCGCCGTGAGTCCAAGGGCCGTCGGGTGAATCCGCATAAGAAACGGAAACCGGGCAAAGGTCCCCACGAAGACCACTGGGTTCGTTGAACGCTTGATAATAAAGGTAATATTTGCCCTTCCAAACCAAGATGTCGGGCGTGCAAACCGAACGCCAACCGGGGGCGGGTTTGGGCGGGCGCGCGACGGCAATACCCTGTTCCTGCCAAGTGATTCCGTCTTTGCTGGTCGCGTGCCAGATGTCAGAAAGATCCCAATCGGTGGACGGGATCGCATCGGTGGCTTCATCAGCACGATTCCATCCGATGGGCGGGACCGGTGATTGGCGGCGGGTGTACCAGATGTGATAAGTATCACCGACGCGGATCGGACGCGACGGATCGCGCCGTGAAATCGTTCCGTCCCCGTTGTGGTAGTCGAATCCTTGCAGGCGAGTGTATTTGAACTGTGAAAACAATTCATTGTCTAGGACGCGAGGTGCCGGATAGTCGAACATCCGGTGCATTGCGGAACTGAGCGGGATTTTGGGCCGTTGCTCGGGCATTTTATGCGGGAACACGGAATCCTGTGCGTGGCAACGTCCGACCGCTGGCAAGGTCAGGGTCAACACAATCAATGACCGAATCGAAAGGGATATCGCATTCATCGTTCATTTTCCTTTTGATAATAGCGAACCCAATCGACCTTCATGCTGGTCCCGTCGATTTGGTCGGAAACGGTGCCGGCCCAATGGATGATGGCTTCACTGAGCCAGATCGGGCATTCACTTTTGCAAAACTCGTTGGGCGTGCGACGAAGTTCTTTGCGGTCCTGGTAAAAGACCAATTCGTCTTCGGTCCACAGCAAACCATAGGTGTGATAGTTGGCACCAAAGTCAGCTTCGTCCTTGGAATTCATGGTGGCCACATCCTGCCAAGTTTTGCCATCGTGGGCTTTGATCGTGTAGTCGCTGACTTGGCCCCATCCGGTCCAGTGTCCATCCTTTTGCC is from Crateriforma conspicua and encodes:
- a CDS encoding glycoside hydrolase family 117 protein produces the protein MNAISLSIRSLIVLTLTLPAVGRCHAQDSVFPHKMPEQRPKIPLSSAMHRMFDYPAPRVLDNELFSQFKYTRLQGFDYHNGDGTISRRDPSRPIRVGDTYHIWYTRRQSPVPPIGWNRADEATDAIPSTDWDLSDIWHATSKDGITWQEQGIAVARPPKPAPGWRSVCTPDILVWKGKYYLYYQAFNEPSGLRGDLCPVSVSYADSPDGPWTHGGDAIIPFGKPGQWDQNATHDPHPIVYQGKIYLYYKAAYNKWPDKRDVYAVAHGLVTADDPLGPFHKHPLNPVLNSGHETTYFPFRGGVAALAIKDGNERDTMQYSPDGVNFEIASCLSLTPTAAAPFAPDMFTDTKDGRGFTWGLCHFVNAGTPQKSYSILARFDCDFSLDVDQPGFKKTGVWHKPDVYFEQGMHTLEEHPEGR